A window from Azoarcus sp. DD4 encodes these proteins:
- the flgL gene encoding flagellar hook-associated protein FlgL: MRISTNMIYDKGVGSMQKQWTSLLHTQQQLSTGRRVLTPADDPIASARALEIGQSKGVNSQFMTNTGYAEDRLNLLENKLTGVGDTLQYIREKTVSAGNAGYSEEDLGYLATDLRAQFEGLLALSNSQDGSGDYLFSGYRANEQPFSGGLAGVDYQGDYGTQTIQVSASRYMPVSLPGTDVFAATRQIDDSLVQASTGSHVDGSANTGGTTLSGTLAPLASGAVDMDTLGRRYEITYNAATGYDVYEYVPGNPTKVAIATGLADLSSLGDPASANYIGVDLQMNDASGNPATPADGDRFELFMASNNMFDNLGVLIDAMERPGPSGMAGGAVAFGLTNLDGAIENVLKVRSQIGSQLTETESLKSIGSDLDVQYAETVSNLMDVDYVEAISNLTQQQTYLQAAQQSFMKVTGLSLFNFLN, translated from the coding sequence ATGCGTATCTCGACCAACATGATCTACGACAAGGGTGTCGGTTCCATGCAGAAGCAATGGACCAGCCTGCTGCACACCCAGCAACAGCTGTCCACCGGCCGCCGCGTGCTGACCCCGGCGGACGATCCGATCGCTTCGGCGCGGGCGCTGGAAATCGGCCAGTCCAAGGGTGTGAACAGCCAGTTCATGACCAATACCGGCTACGCCGAGGACCGCCTCAACCTGCTCGAAAACAAGCTCACCGGCGTCGGCGACACCCTGCAATACATCCGCGAGAAGACGGTGTCGGCCGGCAACGCCGGCTACAGCGAGGAAGACCTCGGCTATCTCGCCACCGACCTGCGTGCCCAGTTCGAAGGCTTGCTGGCGCTGTCCAACAGTCAGGACGGCAGCGGCGATTACCTCTTCTCCGGCTATCGCGCCAACGAGCAGCCCTTCAGCGGCGGCCTGGCCGGGGTGGATTACCAGGGCGATTACGGCACCCAGACCATCCAGGTGTCGGCCTCGCGCTACATGCCGGTCAGCCTGCCGGGTACGGACGTTTTTGCCGCCACCCGGCAGATCGACGATAGCCTGGTGCAGGCCTCCACCGGCAGCCATGTGGACGGCTCGGCCAACACCGGCGGTACCACGCTGTCCGGCACGCTGGCGCCGCTCGCCAGCGGCGCGGTGGACATGGACACGCTCGGCCGCCGTTACGAGATCACCTACAACGCCGCCACCGGCTACGACGTCTACGAGTACGTGCCGGGCAACCCGACCAAGGTGGCCATCGCCACCGGCCTGGCCGACCTCAGCAGCCTGGGCGATCCGGCTTCGGCCAACTATATCGGCGTCGATCTGCAAATGAACGACGCCAGCGGCAACCCGGCCACGCCGGCCGACGGCGACCGCTTCGAGCTGTTCATGGCTTCGAACAACATGTTCGACAACCTCGGCGTGCTGATCGACGCGATGGAGCGGCCGGGCCCGTCCGGCATGGCCGGCGGCGCGGTGGCTTTCGGCCTCACCAACCTCGATGGCGCCATCGAGAACGTGCTCAAGGTGCGTTCCCAGATCGGCTCGCAGCTCACCGAGACCGAAAGCCTCAAGAGCATCGGCAGCGATCTCGACGTGCAGTACGCCGAGACCGTTTCCAACCTGATGGACGTCGATTACGTCGAGGCCATCTCCAATCTCACCCAGCAGCAGACCTACCTGCAGGCGGCGCAGCAGTCCTTCATGAAGGTCACCGGCCTGTCGCTGTTCAACTTCCTGAACTGA
- the flgK gene encoding flagellar hook-associated protein FlgK: MAGLLNIGLTGLNAAQAQLLTTGHNITNAGVEGYHRQTVIQSSNTPQFTGVGFFGQGTQVASVTRSYSQYLENQVLTSSARLSEFTAYNDQISQINNLLADSTSGLSPVLEDFFAGVQEMASNPTSVAARQALISSAEAMVSRFQTMDARLSEIREGTEGEIVSTVSQINMYASAIAEMNQRIAQAQVAGPSVAANDLLDQREQLVAELNKLVKVSTVTETDGSMSVFVGSGQGLVVGGTVNQLAAVQDANDPQRHAIAIISESGVASVLPESLVSGGTLGGLLAFRSESLDVAQNTLGLIAVGIAEAFNAQHNLGVDLDGVLGGDFFSIPDPALKPAISSATATIEDFSQLTSSDYLLEWDGAAYTMKAVGGSAIPLTQQLDGSYSGGGINIDIPTPPPADFPTTGLLIQPTRYAANSIDVAISDPRKIAAGDPVSVAPGVYTGVVTDRIQDVKTMSIGGIDANADGSADFSPITLSFAGNTFTASSGTIERYDAATGTWVAGGSYDPASDSTGVRFRITNGVAPNDYSFEFKAVGAWEDGESMSFSPTAAGVADNRNAVALGALQTSKQMLAGSSGTATATFQSVYAQMVTQVGNKTREVQVNQTAQESLLTQATDARDALSGVNLDEEAANLVRYQMAYQSAAKVMNVAQTLFNEVLSIGR, encoded by the coding sequence ATGGCGGGCTTGCTGAACATCGGACTCACCGGTCTGAATGCCGCCCAGGCACAACTGCTCACCACCGGCCACAACATCACCAACGCCGGGGTCGAGGGCTATCACCGCCAGACGGTCATCCAGAGCAGCAACACGCCGCAATTCACCGGCGTCGGCTTCTTCGGCCAGGGCACACAGGTTGCCTCGGTCACCCGTTCGTACAGCCAGTACCTCGAAAACCAGGTGCTCACCAGCAGCGCCCGGCTGTCCGAATTCACCGCCTACAACGACCAGATCAGCCAGATCAACAACCTGCTGGCCGATTCCACCTCCGGCCTTTCGCCGGTGCTGGAAGACTTCTTTGCCGGCGTGCAGGAGATGGCCTCCAATCCGACCAGCGTGGCGGCGCGCCAGGCGCTGATCTCGTCGGCCGAAGCGATGGTGTCCCGCTTCCAGACCATGGACGCCCGGCTGTCGGAGATCCGCGAAGGCACGGAAGGCGAGATCGTCTCCACCGTGTCGCAGATCAACATGTACGCCAGCGCGATCGCCGAGATGAACCAGCGCATCGCCCAGGCGCAGGTGGCCGGCCCCAGCGTTGCCGCCAACGACCTGCTCGACCAGCGCGAGCAACTCGTCGCCGAGCTCAACAAGCTGGTCAAGGTCAGCACGGTGACCGAGACCGACGGTTCGATGAGCGTCTTCGTCGGCTCCGGCCAGGGGCTGGTGGTGGGCGGCACGGTGAACCAGCTGGCTGCGGTGCAGGACGCCAACGACCCGCAGCGCCACGCCATCGCCATCATCTCCGAGAGCGGTGTGGCCAGCGTGCTGCCGGAAAGCCTGGTGAGCGGCGGCACGCTCGGCGGCCTGCTCGCCTTCCGCAGCGAATCGCTGGACGTGGCGCAGAACACGCTCGGCCTGATCGCCGTCGGCATCGCCGAGGCCTTCAACGCCCAGCACAATCTCGGTGTCGATCTCGACGGCGTGCTCGGCGGCGACTTCTTCAGCATTCCCGACCCCGCGCTGAAGCCGGCGATCAGCTCGGCCACCGCCACCATCGAGGACTTCTCCCAGCTCACTTCCAGCGACTACCTGCTGGAATGGGACGGCGCCGCCTACACCATGAAGGCGGTCGGCGGCAGCGCCATCCCGCTGACGCAGCAGCTCGACGGCAGCTATTCCGGCGGCGGCATCAACATCGACATCCCGACTCCGCCGCCGGCGGATTTTCCGACCACCGGCCTGCTGATCCAGCCGACCCGCTACGCTGCCAACAGCATCGACGTCGCCATCTCAGACCCGCGCAAGATCGCCGCGGGCGACCCGGTGAGCGTTGCACCGGGCGTCTATACCGGCGTGGTGACCGACCGCATCCAGGACGTCAAGACGATGTCCATCGGCGGCATCGACGCCAATGCCGACGGCTCCGCCGACTTCTCGCCGATCACGCTGAGCTTCGCCGGCAACACCTTCACCGCTTCGTCCGGCACCATCGAGCGCTACGACGCGGCCACCGGCACCTGGGTCGCAGGCGGCAGCTACGATCCGGCGAGCGACAGCACCGGGGTGCGCTTCCGCATCACCAACGGTGTCGCCCCCAACGACTATTCCTTCGAGTTCAAGGCGGTCGGCGCCTGGGAGGATGGCGAGTCGATGAGCTTTTCCCCGACCGCCGCCGGCGTGGCCGACAACCGCAACGCGGTGGCGCTCGGTGCGCTGCAGACGTCCAAGCAGATGCTGGCCGGCAGCAGCGGCACCGCGACCGCCACCTTCCAGTCGGTCTACGCGCAGATGGTCACCCAGGTCGGCAACAAGACCCGCGAAGTCCAGGTGAACCAGACCGCGCAGGAATCGCTCCTCACTCAGGCCACCGATGCGCGCGATGCGCTGTCGGGCGTGAATCTGGACGAAGAGGCCGCCAACCTGGTGCGTTACCAGATGGCCTACCAGAGCGCTGCCAAGGTCATGAACGTCGCCCAGACCCTGTTCAACGAAGTGCTGTCGATCGGCCGTTAA